The Elaeis guineensis isolate ETL-2024a chromosome 14, EG11, whole genome shotgun sequence genomic sequence tttatccaattttttttaaatttttatacttttatggcacataatatgcacctttctggtggtccatgtagaaaaagaaggaggggcgcccaagagttgggccccttgtcttgcctgtttggatttcttgactaggtatttgacctagacaaggactcttcatatctctctatttaaaataaattttttttgaaatttttatggattatagagcattgagagacctttgggtgtaaaaaagagaaagagtttGGGCATGGagataatagacacaaaactagtgtctgggttagagcaaagagaagaagaagagggtcttcttctagggttgctggttcacctctttccttcctccatcttgagttttctgagagtgtctcatctaaaactccttctcctacttctcatctttggaagagtccaaatcaagaagaagaggcatctgatcgaccatcgaagaaggatcagcagtactagcatactgtgctgatttctggaccaggacttctgatcgtgattcgtgggctcgtgtggatgactcctagaggtcggatgtatgtgtgctcgcaacatcatcctcaagcctggatcagcaaagttagaacgtctaacttgcaaggtaatagatctgatctattatattttacatacattagatgtagtatagaaacatgttgatatgatcaacatgtagttcttgctctttatattttaattttgatttaatgtcatgtaataatcatgtaatagatcttagatctaggattctctgattttataagataaattttgatttattttagtcttccgctgcctgatcttgaaaaagtttcaagatctaaccctgaaaccctagatctggttcttcatATCTTTGCTTCATTGTTGAGATAATTTTCTAGGGGAAGACACTTGGATTTTTGAGAGTTGGTCCaagttataaattaaatattgtaAAGTTTTTGTTGGTGAGGTAGAAAAATCAACTAGGTTAGATTATGAACCTATAAAACAATCAAACTGTAATCTTGTGAGATTATAGTTAAAATTCTTAAGTGAGTTAACTTGGAGAGTGATATAGGTGCTGAATTGAAACCGAATCACTATTAATCTTTTATATTTATAGTTAtatgattatatttatttttatttttatatatttaattattactaaatattatacaaatattttttaaatcttgtTGATGCATTAAACCAACCTTAAGACACGTGGCATCATCATACGAGATCAAAGAGATGTCAATCTGAAAGTGCCAGATCCTAACAGATCAATTTATCAGTTCGTAAATTCAGCTCGATATTTTACCAACCTGAATAAAAGACACCCTTGTGTTCTATCCGAATGACGTCTCAGCTAACAAAGAAATGTTCAGATCGGGTATTTACCAATCTGAACCCTGATGTCTCATCTGGGATAAATATTAGGATATCTCTACTTCATCTTAGTCATCTACCGAGGTGAACTATTATAGTGACAGATTTAATCATTCTGCAAATGCTCACGATGATTTTCTTAACCAAACCACAGCTGGTCACGAGTTTATGTCCAGCTCATATGCACAACTGCATGCCAGCTCACTTACAGATGGCTCTTTAACCGCCTAATAGATTCCTCTAACGGTCTAACAAACTCTAGAACGGCCTCCTcaacccctctataaatagagggtcatgGATCCTCTATGGGTAAGTTTTGCTCTCTGAAACTAAGAGAGACTCTACCGGTAGAAATTAGGCCAGACTCTTATTTTCCACCCAGTTCTCCTTCAGTCCCACTCAATCTCTCTTGCTCTTTCACTCTTTTTCATCTTTGTTTTTAAGGCTCGAACTGACTTAAGCTTTGGAGGGTCAAGAACTAGAGGATCTCCATCTgattttttgactgattttacAGATTAAAAAAATTCTCATCAGATCACAAGGATCATTTTAGCCCAGCCACACTCTAGTTGATCAACTCTACTCTTAAATTTTGAACCTTGCAGCAATAGATTAGCGCTAGAAGAAGggtctctctaatttttttctgaaaaagatgGTTAAAGCACGAGCTCAGCATCCCTCTTTCTTCGCTCTAGAAGGAGCACTAGAGGTGCCACCACAATGATCAATTACTACTGATCCTCAATAATTCAACCTTCTTATTCAGCAAGTCCAAGCTTTGATAGTAGCTGTTCAATAGCTTCAAAAGGAGGAGCAACCATCGAAAGAAGCTCCTCCTCCAAATACTTTGTCCAAACACAACCTTCAATCAGCCCATCAAGATGAACACCATATTGATAAGGCTGACAACAAATTTGCCCCAGTACTTTGAAAGTTCAAAGAGGGGCGACCTGAAGCATAAGTTCTTGGATCTTGAAAGGTGTCTAATGGAGCTCCAAGTAGGAGGCCGATCTCAGAATAAAGATAGTCTCAATCTTCAATCTTCTTTCTCCTATGAGATCTTAAGCGAACCAATTTCGAACCAGTTCAAGATACCTGTTATCGAGTCTTTTGATGGCTCTGCTGATCCAATGGATCATATCAAGGGTTATAGGGCCCtcattgaagggaaggaaacagtttcttTCCAGAATGTCCaggtgcatctaaaatttttttctaatattctacttatttaaggatcaaatctttatctaaaTCATAgtggaatcagagatcaaatctcaaattatctgatttaaaccttcacagaggcctggatatgcagaccctctacttcgcatgcacgtcagacgctgcaggaaagtaggatgaactccaatctaattggctttgcaactcaatcaattgagggatgagatatgatgatgtgacacctcacaccagcaagtagGATATCCAAGaaagatccatgcccaaggagaggaggcggcaacaaagagagagatgtagaagatgaagaacctctctcttcacacgcctgtctttctctctttttctcttctctcaatttgatttgtttgctattctattctcttctattctcttctgtcatccataggtagagaccctctctatttataaatgattctcatgactcaatgagaggaggactctttattcaaatctgatttgaattggtccaatactcataaaaggactcctatatgagatataattaccatcacttatgacatccactttgcacccactcccacacccacttgggacgcccgaaataagcaccaaaataatttttgatcatgctttcataagtgggtattctcagtgcaagtaggaatactcatatctcatccaaataggtccaattcaaattcgattcaaagtcggttcgaaataattttgaaagactgtcaatcctaaactctttaggacttttgtatcaagtctaacttgaattttgaacctatttaaatctaattaatttagatctaatcttaaattaaatagtacttaaattcaatctttcatatgtttcatggatcatagatagaaattgtacATCCCCGGATTGAACctaacctcatgtatagtgctagctagacatagtcaactcttcaatcctgtttgacccataactcaattctcaatcaagttagcttatatgttcaatcaagtcaagtacttccagattggacatataaatataggtcaattctgttgggtggatgtcaggccaggacaccacctctcaagattctttcagtaccacacgatgcagcaggaagaaagaaaaaataaaacaaaagaacaaacaatcaaaatacgtggatcagccacaaaagggctcgcctccacggggcatgcaaacttcactatgaaaaaaaaattttacaagaggagacctcaccctcaacccttgtatacccaattttctctcacctgaagttccctcacaaaagctctctctctctcttgaaagaccctcctgaaccctgaaagtgcctggcgaccgctgtccagaagcctcctgctccttctctctcagcacttctgtctctctcttctctcgagtTTCGTACGACTCGTACGGCATGAAAAATCGAACCACctcctctctgtttcacgcacaggcccttttaaagggttaaaacctaattagattaggtttaagagtccttaatcaatccaaattaggttctgaaccgtcggattaaaaaatagatcaacccatgccctccgatcgtgatcagtccatggaatagtatcgtggaccgtgtgaaacgcgtgggaaacgccgcacggtccacaggcccagccgtggaccacccggtccatggtggaccgggggaaagggccagcaggccgctgggcctgggccggtccGCTCCCGTGCGCGGGCCTGTGcagcctgggccgtgcgcccgcctgggctgcCTGCCCGCGTGGGTCACGCATCCCGCACGCCGCCGCNNNNNNNNNNNNNNNNNNNNNNNNNNNNNNNNNNNNNNNNNNNNNNNNNNNNNNNNNNNNNNNNNNNNNNNNNNNNNNNNNNNNNNNNNNNNNNNNNNNNCAATTTAGCAACCCCAGAAGATTTTCCTCTGATGCCGCAAGCTTTGGCTTATCCATTGCTAAAATATTTGTTTTCATTatcgcagtttttttttttttttttgaaaaatgcaATAAAGACATTAACCAAAAACAAAAAGGTAGATAAGCAATGCTCCAATGTAAACAAGATGAACATCGTCCTACGCAGAACTCACTTAACTAGATCAGAGGCCTCCCAACGATTCTTCAAGAAATTTCATCAGTGCACACAAATCAGCCAACAGAGCAGCATGTATCTCAACAGCAACATAACAGACAAATTATCGATGAAGTAGAGTTCCACTTTGCATAAGTAAATGATCCACCATAACAGAGCACAGTTTGACAACAGTCTAAACATTTCCtagaaagaataaaaataattggCTTCCACCATTGAACTAAACTACTCATCAATTTGGAACTTATCATACCGTATATGAACAAGGTTTAACCATAAAAGCAAAGACTGCTTACTTGGGTACAGCCAAGGACATGAAATCTTGCAATGATACAGATCTTGAGTACAGCCTTGCAAGTTGCAAGCAAGCACTTGCACTAAAAATTGTAAAGGGGCTTCGTTATACTTCCCTTGCAATATATATCTAGCATTATCTTCTTCCAAGTGTGCTTTGAAAGGAAACATACACCAAGATGGAATTACATGCCAGTCCAAATTTTCGGCCACAACACTAGGAAATAATTTTTTGCACGGACGTAAGATGGCCTTTCAAAAGGTTGGTTGCCTGTAGTTTTACATAGACAACGGCAGCAGCATTCTTCGCTTATTTTTCCTGTTTTGTCTTACTTGCTTTGTTACTTTCATGCAAACAAGAATAAGAGTTGTAATGCATATCAAGGAAAAAGCAAGCCTCATATACCGGAAGTACAGAGCAACTCCGGAGAAAACAAGAAAAGCAAACATCAACAGCTCCCATATCACAAATATCACATCCACCCTGCACTCAAAAGATAGGAACATCCATGGAATCAGAACTCTGATATGCCTAAAAGGGTTGGTAAAATTCTATAAATAGCTGCAGAACTTTATAGCATTTTATGTCTCTGATTAACTTGCATGATGCaagtctaccaaaaaaaaaaagactaatcagtaatttattttaatttcactGACACATAAGCTTGATCAATCAGTTTTCtcagaaaaaaggaaagaaatataAAAACATAAGTCAGCAAAATATTCAAGGAATGGCTGACATGATGTTGATATCGACAAAAATGCAGTGTTGATGATGGTACATAACAAGAAAAGGTGAAAAAACAAGTTATGAGTTGGAGAAGAGTGCAAACTGTTAGAGATAGTTGGCATTTTTGACTTGGTAAATACGAATTTTGCAAACTCATGGCAAAACTCTTTGCTTTATATTTAAGTGGAAGTTTTACCAAGattaggcaaaaaaaaaaatggtagaaTTATGATCAAATAACAGAATGATATCCTACCTTAGCCACCACAAGGGCATTGAATCCATCATAATTCTCTGCTAGATGGACTGGAGCTCCTAAATGGGCAACCATCAAAAGTTCTAGTGCACGACTATCCATATTAATCAACAATCTGCAATCTCACATTTAGGAAGCATTGGAGCAAAGGCTTGTGATAGTGTCTATACATCAAATTAACAACTACTGCCCTTTTAAATATATCAATGCTTATTTATGAGATGGTGATGCCATAGGCAGACATGGGTTCTGATAAGAATCCCTTTGTGCTCCCTTTAGAGCTTGGAATTATCTAAAAAATGCATCCTAGAATCTATGCATCACAACAAACAACAGTAGACCACATTCTCCGATCACCTTTAATATAAGCAACCGAGGTTACATCTTTGGCCTTCATGTTGTGCCTGGCGGTTATCTTAGGAATAGACATTTTGCAAGCATACAATTCTTCAGAGACTACAATTGATATAATCCTTTTGGCATTCTTCAGCAATTTAAAGTGCTTCTCCATGTTGTATGCCATGTTTGCGCTGTCTGTACCTTTCCCTGTAGATCCATAGAACGTTATGTCTTTCACCACCCCTTTATCACCTTAAGGAGCTTTGCGATGAAGATATGGATTGTGTAGGTCCCATACCAATCCAAATAGGTTTGAGCAACGGTCGTAGTGTCATAACCTACCACCCTTCTCCAAGATGATAACATACATCTAGTTCCACATAGCATTAAAGCCACGCAAGTCTCCCACGCCCTCCATTCCATGGAACAAAGGAAGGCATCATTGTAGTTGTCCCACACCTAGACCTAGAAAAATCTAGCCCAGCCTAGTTTTTGGCAAGCCTACAAAGAGAATTTGGGCTAGAAAAATTAGGCTAAGCCTAGAGTTTCAGGTTCGAACAGGATCCAGGCCAAGCTTGGGTTTGATAAATTTCTATCCTGGCACAACATATATGGCTTTTATGTTAAAACTATATGACAagatatatgatatgatataattgTTATGGAATACATTATAAGATAAGTGTAAAATTTAAATCTACAATAcatcttatttttaaatataaaacttGAATAAAAGGTAAAGAGAAGTTGGCCCCATCTCCACTTGTCCTCTTCAATTGCAACTGACAAGCTTCCCTTGTTACATTCTTTTCAATAACCCTTTGACCACCATGCTTTAACAcctatatttgatcagggtctgAGCTATGATGGAACAACCTTCCCATGCGTTCTATCTCTCATACCAATCTTGACTCTCTCCTGACCAAGGCATAATCTATGCCAAGACCCTCACTCCCTTTTCTAGTTCTGTGTCTTGCTTCAATCTCATCTCTTTCCATGGACAAGTCCTAACATACTCCCTCTAGCACTCATCTCAGACTTCTCCCTAGCCTAAGCCTGTCTCATGTTGGAACCCTACTCCATCTCCTCCCTCGATAGCCTTCTAAGATCAGAATAGATAGTCGGGCTATTAAGCCAGGTTTGCATATTTTGTAATTAGCCAAGCTTGTGTTTGGGATTTCAACCTCAAAGTTGGGCTAGGGCAAACTTGGGCCAACTGATCCTAGCTTGGTACTGAACTTTGAGTTAGCCCAAATCGACAAATACTAGGTCTGTTATGCCATTTGATGACAGTAGATGCAAAATAAGTGAAAACTGTTTGTTCGGTGTAGGCACCCCAAAAAAAATAGCAGCATCAACAGTAGCAGATGGGCTTCCATTGCAAAATAGATAACTATTGACCACTTCCTAACTGATCCACCCAAAAACAAGTGCTATAGGTGGCAGCCCACCAGAAGCAACCACCATTATGCTATTTAACCTTATCTAGGACAAGACTACAAGTAGGCATTGGTAGCACCTTAAGCAAAGTAGACTTTGCTTCAGGGAAAACCAGCGAATCGAAAATTTTCTAAGAAATACTTCTATGTTGCTCGTGGAGAAATTATGGAACCCTAGCATAATATATGTTAACGCATAAGTGGCACCTAGCATGAGGCTGTGCACAAAATCATGCCCAAAGGCAAGGTCTGCTATCCTCATACTGCAAAAAAAACAATACATAGATCACGATCTATTGTTTGTGCATATCAACTGTTGACCAACAACCTTTGCATGACTAGAGATATAACATCTCTGTCATGATCAAACCTTCCCTCTGTCAGTTGCGGAAAATAAATAGGATTTATTACTTCAAAAGAAATTCTACATATaccttttttcttcttcatagATGCCTAATATCTGCTAGGTAAGTCCGTGATGACATCAGTCACAAAACAATGACATACATTACTCAAGCCCAAAGATCCATAGAATCCAGCAAGGAATTAGTGGTGTTTGGTCTTTGCCCATATCGGCATCATGCTTCAATCCACTCCTTACTGCGTTAagcaaacaattttttttttttaataaaaaatgtcAATCTTGATAAATCAATGCGGTTCAATATACTGAAATTGCTCTGAAATTGTGAAACAAGCGATGGGCCAGTAAAAGATATGGAAAAGGGAGTAACAACAATCAAAAAGGATGACAAGAGGCAAGGGATCACATTCCACCCTTTTAATCATAAAACACTTACTAGCTCACACGATCTCAACCATTAGGTAACAATTAGAACCGAGCACAATTACACTTAAAAAACCCTAAAAACTACAATAATGTCACTATGTGCTGGCCGTCCTATAAAATGCTATGGctctgcttcttttttttttttttcctttctttacaGAATAAAGCTAAACACGTTTATACCAAAAGGTGAATCGGTGCCTTAAACAACTCCTAAATCATTCCTCATCCTTAGCAACACAAAACTCAAATAAAAGCAGCAAGAAAAGCTATAGTTCTATAAATCAACAGGATGCATTTTAATTCCTCTATAAATTGATGGAAATAACGATAGCACTTGAGAAATCGAAATCATATTATCGCGATCTGATGGAATCCAAATTGAAGTGGAAGCGAGTCTAGCAAGCGAGATTACCTTGAAGAGGTattggaagaggaggaggaggcggagagGAAGGAGACGGTAGCCCATTCGTACTTGGAACGAATCTGGTACTCCCGCAGCTGATCCGCGAGATTCGAGCGCGTTATCATCTTCCCGATCTCGAAGCAATTTCTCTCCCTTAGACTTCCGGATGGAGGATACTTTATTCCTGTTAAAGATCGAACAACCGTGGGCGAGAAGAAGCATCAAACAAATGGAAGAAAGACACCGCCAAAATTTTTCGCTTGCTCTAACGATAGATCTCGATTTCAcatctcttttccttcttccccTTCGTGGCCGGCCAAATGAAGAATTAGGTCGGCCGGCGAGCAGTGATGGGAGAATTTTGCTCCGCTTGAAATCGGGAGAGACGGAGGAAGACGACCCAATCGGGTTTCACTCAGCCTTCCCGACCGCGCTCTGTTGACCGATTCCTTCCGTGTAATGCGTCTAGGCCCAGTCCCACTATCAAAATTCGCCCAATTACGGCAGACTGTTCCACACGATATTAACATTGCTGCCTGAAGTGACCGGAGCTCAATCTGCGTtacaaaaatttaattgataataataataatattttatattaaaatttatttttaaaaattaattttatataataaaataaaaaatttaaaaaattttttaaaaaaatgacctTCCAAAAATTACTGTATTTGATAAATATCCATATatcactttattattattatatagataaatatataattttttaaaatattttttattttttattactattttatttttattttttatttaaaaatataaaaaataaaagaataaaatttgacATATGCTGTTGcggaaaattatcttataatcttacgTATTAAGATGGAATGCCATCTCTAATATCTATAtatcactttactattattatatatatatttaaaatattttttatttttttatcatactatttatatttttatttcttatataaaaatataaaaatataaaaaataaaatttgatacgtGGTATCatgggagattatcctataatcttacacATCAATACGGAATGCCACCCCTAATACCTGTATatcactttattattattatatagattctTTGTACACCGCATCCGGTGTAGAAAAAATACACCATCCCATCTAATTGAGCCACGTAACTCTTGCTTTCAAATGCGTATTTAATGTATGCAGGTTTGCTTTTTcggttgaaattttgaatgacaaaataccttctttttctgaaaaaattatgatatcccgtGGCTATAGTATGACATCCTGTagttaaattatgactttttgtatacaaaatatcataagaaagaaagaaatatttttattatttaaaatttcaataattttcaaaGACAAAAATATCCTACTCTCTTTATGAtttctgaaagaaaaattatgatattctgtgtgtAAGAACTCATAATTTGACCATGGGATGTCATAATCTGActacaggatgttataattttttcaaaaaaaaaaagagatatttttGTAAGAAACTAGTCCAAGCAAGAAAAGCTAATTCAGCGAACCAAATCATCAATCTCACTTTTTTCAACATTTTAGTCAGGGAGCCAAGACTCAACAATAATaaaattcaaatgaaaaaatgaaactgcagacattaaatatgttattaaatgtgcattgaaaagtgATGGCTATGTGCTTAAATATGATTGAATAGTGTCAATTTTATTACACCACATGCAGTTCACAAAGACTCTTCCTACTTATGGGAATCATAATCAAAATGATCAAATCTCCCAAAGCTGTTGGTTCGTGATCAGAATTGAaatcagaattaaaattaaaataaaaattttaatctttcgAAGAGAGTAGGGATTAAGTTTTAAGTGGATTAGATCATTCTCATTCCATCAATCGGAATGATACTTCTTTCAACCAAATAGTTAGAATGATAGTCACCtattttcattataattttagattccaacttcTCCTAACCAAACACCCCTTTAGTATCAATGCACAAAACTGACTCGCTAtcaaaattattaatactaacatGGCACCGGTACAAATTCTGAAATTGGAAATCTTGCCCACAATGATCCATCATCAAATAATGCTGAGTAATTTtccttttttcaagaaaataattCAGCATTCCTATGATAAATTTTCAAAGCAGCTAATTGGACTTGTATTTTCTGTCATTACCTTTGTTTTTGACATAAAACAATCTCATGATTATCTTGGTATTAATTCAAAAACAGGAATGTccatattttattaaaatcatgGCTTCTAGTTATTTTGGactcaataataaatattaaatgccTGCACATGTTGGTATTTATGGATGTATAAATATTGAGGCACAAATCAGAATCACATAATTTCCAAGACCTAGTAACCCAAACTTGGTGACTTTTCATCAGGATATTTGATCGCGACCTATCATTTGCACATATAAGCATCCATTGAATTTTGTGTACTGatactgttatagcccaaaacccattacagcccacaaaagcccaaaacgaaaaaaaaaaaaaaaacagaggaattcaaaactgaaaagaagactcccgatggagtctccttctccggcgaaacccaagaaaatcgggactcctaggacccctcggagtcctagggtcctctataagtagacccctccccttgagaccgaagatcggcctcctccctctctctttctctctgattttctcgaagaagagcagcgggcacagttgggtttctcgccgtgtgttctctccgacgaagtcccaagaggccgaggtaagttcttctctttttcccctcttccttcctcttttccCCGTGCGTTTGTGCGTGGTGGCCGGCGATGAACGTCGCCGATTTTTAGTCggaaaaagactctgtttttgggcTTATTTTCCGTGaatttccggcaccggcgatcaaaattgaccgccggccatatTTCCTTCGGATCGGGGGAGATGGCCCCGTCGGCcgcggcctccgccgtggcgccGCGAACGAACGGCCGTTCAaagcctgaggaccaagagtcctctgttccggcgcgggaagaagaagaagaagaagaaaaaaaaaaaagagaaaagaaaagaaaaaaagaaaaagaagaaaagaaaaaagaaagaagaaaagaaaaaaaaagaagaaaaagaaaagaagaaaaagaa encodes the following:
- the LOC140853820 gene encoding uncharacterized protein, with amino-acid sequence MITRSNLADQLREYQIRSKYEWATVSFLSASSSSSNTSSRVDVIFVIWELLMFAFLVFSGVALYFRYMRLAFSLICITTLILVCMKVTKQVRQNRKNKRRMLLPLSM